From Camelus dromedarius isolate mCamDro1 chromosome 12, mCamDro1.pat, whole genome shotgun sequence, the proteins below share one genomic window:
- the LOC105097934 gene encoding LOW QUALITY PROTEIN: olfactory receptor 52B4-like (The sequence of the model RefSeq protein was modified relative to this genomic sequence to represent the inferred CDS: inserted 2 bases in 1 codon; deleted 2 bases in 1 codon), whose amino-acid sequence MTTLNHTGVSHTVFCLLGIPGLEDQHMWISILFFISYVSTLFGNSLLISIILTKRSLHEPMYLLLCMLAGADLVLSTCTVPQALAIFWFRAGEISLDRCITQLFFIHSTFISESGILLVMAFDRYIAICYPLRYTTILTHALIGKAGVTIFLRSYGTIFPIVFILKRLTFCQNNIIPHTFCEHIGXKCNDIRVNIWYVFSILMFTVVLDVTLIFVSYVLILHAVFHIPSQDARQKALNTCGSHVCIIILFYGPAIFTTFTQRFGRHVPPHIHILLANVCILAPPMLNPIIYGIKTKEIREQVAHMLFIKQK is encoded by the exons ATGACTACCTTAAACCACACTGGTGTTAGCCACACAGTCTTCTGTTTGCTGGGCATCCCCGGCCTTGAGGATCAGCACATGTGGATTTCCATCCTATTCTTCATTTCCTATGTCTCTACCCTATTTGGAAACAGTCTGCTCATCAGCATTATCCTCACGAAGCGCAGCCTCCACGAGCCCATGTACCTCCTCCTCTGCATGCTGGCCGGAGCAGACCTTGTCCTCTCCACGTGCACAGTACCTCAGGCCTTGGCCATCTTCTGGTTCCGTGCTGGGGAGATCTCCCTGGATCGCTGCATCACTCAGCTTTTCTTCATCCATTCCACCTTCATCTCTGAGTCAGGGATCTTGCTGGTGATGGCATTTGACCGCTACATTGCCATATGCTACCCACTGAGATACACCACTATTCTTACACACGCACTGATTGGAAAAGCTGGTGTGACTATCTTTCTGAGAAGCTATGGCACAATTTTCCCCatagtatttattttgaaaagattgaCTTTCTGCCAGAATAATATTATTCCACACACCTTTTGTGAGCATATTGG CAAATGTAATGACATTCGAGTGAACATCTGGTAT GTGTTTTCTATCCTAATGTTCACAGTGGTTTTAGATGTTACGCTAATTTTTGTTTCCTACGTGCTGATtctccatgctgtctttcacatcCCATCCCAAGATGCGCGTCAGAAGGCTCTCAACACTTGTGGCTCCCACGTCTGCATCATTATCCTGTTTTATGGGCCTGCAATCTTCACAACCTTTACTCAGAGGTTTGGACGCCATGTTCCACCTCATATCCACATCTTGTTGGCTAATGTCTGCATTCTGGCTCCACCTATGCTGAATCCCATCATTTACGGGATCAAGACCAAAGAAATCCGAGAGCAGGTGGCTCACATGCTGTTTATAAAGCAGAAATAA